The segment GAGCTTTCGGGCGGCGAGCGCGCCCGCGCGATGCTGGCGCGCGCGCTGGCGGTGGAGGCGCCCGTGCTGATCGCCGACGAGCCGCTGAGCGCGCTCGACCCCGGCCATCAATTGCAGGTGATGGACCTGCTGGCAGCGCAGGCGCATGGCGGCGCGCTGGTGATCGCGGTGCTGCACGACCTGACACTGGCGGCGCGGTACTGCGACCGGCTGGTGCTGATCAACGCGGGGCGGATCGCCGCCGACGGCACGCCCGAACAGGTGCTGACCGATGCGCTGTTGCGACAGGTTTACGGCGTCGAAGCGTGGACCGGTGATGTCGCCGGGCACCGGCTGATCGTGCCGATGGCGCTGAGCCATGCTTGACCCCCGCCCCGACCCCGCCTATCCGCCGCCGCGCGACAGGTTCCCCGGCACCGGGGATGAAAAGGGAACGGGGTGAAGATCCCCGGCTGCCCCTGCAACTGTAAGCGGCGAGCCGACGCATCACGGGCCATTGGGACTGTTCCCGAGAAGGCGATGCATTCGGCCATGACCCGCGAGCCAGGAGACCTGCCCGTCGCGGTCGTCCTTCGCCGGGCCAGGGTGCGCTGGGCGAGCGGGTCATTCCCCGAGCGACGACATCGTGGCCGTGCGCTGGCACGGGCGCGGTCGTGCGTCGCCAGAGGCCCGATTCCGCCTGCTCCAGCCATGGCAACCAAGGGTTTATTGGGGTTTGCCATATGACGAAACGCATTTTGATGATTTCCGCCGCCGCGCTCGCGATACCATCCGCGCCGGCGCTTGCCGCGCCCGACGCGACGACGCTTTCGCCCGAAACGATCATCGTCACCGCAACGCGCACGCCGCTGTCGCTCGACCGGATCGCCGCATCGATCACCGTGCTCGACAAGCAGGCGATCGACCGCACGCAGGACATGGGCGTGACCGAATTGCTCGTCCGCACGCCCGGCATCTCGATGACGCGCAATGGCGGTTACGGCACATCGACCTCGCTGCGCATCCGCGGGGCGGAGACCGACCAGACCGTCGTCGTGATCGACGGGGTGAAGATCAACGACCCCTCCTCCCCCGGCGGCGGTTATAATTTCGGCAATATGCTGGTGGGCGATATCGACCGGATCGAGGTGCTGCGCGGGCCGCAATCGATCCTGTGGGGGAGCCAGGCAATTGGCGGCGTCGTCAACATCGTGACGGCAGCCCCCGAAGGGCCGCTGGGGGCGACGATCGACCTGGAGGCCGGATCGCGAGAGACGCTGAACGCGCGCGCAGGGATTGGCGGCACGACCGGGCCGGTGCGCTGGCGCGTTGGCGGCCATGCCTTCACCACCGACGGCATCTCCGTATTGAAGGACGGCAAGGAAGCCGACGGCTTTCGCAATGTCGGGCTCAACGGCCGCGTCGAAGTGGCGCTGGCGGATAATGTGAGCGCGGACCTGCGCGCCTATTGGTCGCGCGGGCGCGCCGACCTCGACGGGTTCGATCCGGTCAGCTTCCTTCCCGCCGACACCGCCGAATATGGCATTACCGACGAGTTTTCCGGCTATGCGGGCCTCAACGTCGCGCTGTTCAACGGCAAGCTCAAGAACCGGATCGGCTATGGCCGAACCGAGATCGACCGCGACAATTTCGATCCCGCGCTGGGCGGTGCCAAGACGTTCGAGGCCGAAGGCCGCAACGAACGCTTCGAATATCAGGGGACACTCGACATCGCGCAGGGCTGGTTCGCGACCTTTGGCGCGGAGCATGAGAAATCGCGCTTCCAGTCCGCTTCCCCGCCCTGGTCGAACGACGGCGGCAAGGCCGATATCACCAGTTTCTACGGCCAGCTTTCGGGCGAGGTGCTGAAGGGCCTCGTACTGAGCGGCGGCGTGCGCCATGACGATCACAGCAGCTTTGGTGGCAAGACGCTGTTCTCGGCGGGGGCGGCATGGTCGCTTGAAACCGGCACGATCCTGCGCGCCAGCTATGGCGAAGGCTTCAAGGCGCCGACCTTGTACCAGTTGCTTTCCGAATATGGGAATGCGGAGCTTGCCCCCGAACAGGCCAAGGGCTGGGAAGCGGGCGTGGAACAGCATCTGCTAGGCGATCGGCTGGTGCTGGGCGCGACCTGGTTCGAACGCAGCGCGCGCGACGAGATCGGCTATATGTCGTGCTTTGGCGTGAGCGGCGATCCGCTGTGCGTGGTGCCCGGCACGACGACCCCGCGTTTCGGCTATTACGCCAATATCGGCCGCACCAAGGCGCGCGGTGTCGAACTGGCGGCCGCCGCCAAGATCGCCGAACGGCTCGATTTCACCGGCAACTATACCTGGGTGGAGGCCGAGAACCGCACCGACGGCGCAACCTATGGCAAGTGGCTCAACCGCCGCCCGCGCCAGACCGCCAATGCGGCGATTACCTATTCCTGGCCGTTCGGGCTGGAAACGGGCGCGGCGCTGCGCTGGGCGGGCAAGTCCTATGACGATGTCCTGAACCAGGTGAAGCTCGACGATTACACGCTGGTCGACCTGCGCGCCGAAGTGACCGTGGCACCGCAGATGCGGCTGTTCGCCCGCGTCGAGAACCTGTTCGACGAACGGTATGAGACCGCCGCCAATTACGGAACGCTGGGGCGGAGCATCTATGCGGGCATCCGCGCCCGCTTCTAAAGGCATGATATCGGGGGCGGCGGTGCCAATGCATCGTCGCCCCGGCTCACTCCGGCGGCAAAGAGACCGACTAAGCTGGCGGCTGGCCGCCCTTATCCGCATCGGGTTTGATCAGCCTTGCCTCGCGCGCCTTGTAGAAGAACTGGCTGCAGACGAGCCAGCCCTTGAGCGGGCGGAGCGGCAGCGTGCAGGTGACCAGCAGGAAGGGCAGCGAGGTCACCAGGTGCACCCAGAAGGGCGGCGCCACAAAGATTTCGAGCAGCAGCGCGAAGGTGACAGCAGGGACGCAGCCGAAGCAGATGACGAAAAAGGCCGGACCATCGGCGGGATCGGCGAAAGCATAGCTGAGGCCGCAATGGTCGCACTTGTCGCGCAGCTTCAGAAAGCCGTCGAACAACGCCCCTTCCCCACAGCGCGGGCAGCGCCCGCGGATACCGGTGCGGACGGGATCGAGCCGCGGCCACTGGGTTGAATCGGGATTGGGATCGGTCATGGCGTTTTGCATCAGCTGAAAAGGGAAGGTCTGTGCCGGAGCATGGGTCCGGATGGGACGGATCGTCAAGCCGAACCGCCCCATCGGACAATTTGTCCAACCCATTGATCCTCGGCCCTTAACCCGGAAAATCAACCGATATCGAACTTCACCCCCTGCGCGAGCGGCAGATCGTTCGAATAATTGATCGTGTTGGTCGCGCGGCGCATATAGGCCTTCCACGTATCCGACCCCGAGGCGCGGCCCCCGCCGGTGGCCTTTTCACCGCCGAACGCGCCGCCGATTTCGGCGCCACTGGTGCCGATATTGACATTGGCGATGCCGCAATCGCTGCCCAGCGCCGACTGGAAAAGCTCCGCCTCGCGCAGATCGCGCGTGAACACTGCCGAGGACAGGCCCTGCGGCACGCCGTTCTGAAGCGCAATCGCCTGATCGAAATCGCTGTAGGAGATAACATAGAGGATGGGGGCGAAGGTTTCCGCGCGCACGATCTCGGTCTGCCCCGGCATTTCGACGAGCGCGGGACGGACATAGAAACAGCCATCGGGCCCGGCTGCGCGTTCGCCGCCCCAGACCGTGCCGCCCTGTTCGCGCGCCGCCGCCAGCGCTGCCTGCATCGCTGTGAACGCCGCCTCGTCGATAAGCGGGCCGACATGGTTTGCCTCGTCGAGCGGATCGCCGGTGACGAGCGAACCAAGCGCCGATTTAAGCCGCGCGACAAGATCGTCACGGATGCTGTCATGGACGATCAGGCGGCGCAGCGTGGTGCAGCGTTGCCCCGCCGTGCCCGCCGCCGAAAAGACGATGCCGCGCAGCGCGAGATCGAGATCGGCCGAGGGCGTGACGATCGCCGCGTTGTTGCCGCCGAGTTCAAGGATCGCGCGGCCGAAACGCCCCGCGACGCGCACCGCGACATCGCGGCCCATGCGCGTGCTGCCGGTGGCGCTGAGCACGGGGATGCGCGCATCCTCCGCCAGCAGGACGCCGAGATCGGCGCCGCCGATCAGCAGCTGCACCAGATGATCGGGCGCCTGACCGAATTCGGCCGCCGCGCGTTCGAAGAGCAGCGTGCAGGCGAGTGCTGTAAGCGGGGTCTTTTCAGACGGCTTCCACACCGCCGAATTGCCGCAGACGAGCGCGACCATCGTGCCCCAGGCCCAGACGGCGGCGGGAAAATTGAACGCGGTGATCTGGCCGAACACGCCCATGGGGTGCCAGGTTTCGAGCAGTTTGTGGCCGGGACGTTCGGTCGCGATCGACAGGCCGTGGAGCTGGCGCGAAAGCCCGGTGGCGAATTCGCATATGTCGATGACTTCCTGAACCTCGCCGCGCGCCTCGGTCAGGATCTTGCCGCATTCCATGCTGAGGAGGCGCGCGAGCGGTTCCTTGTAGGTGCGCAGCAGATCGCCGTAGAGACGCACAAGCTGGCCGCGCACCGGCGCGGGCACCGCGCGCCAGGCAAGAAACGCCGCCTGTGCCCGGGCGATCACGGCGTCGGCCTCAGCCATATCGGTGAGCGGAAGCCGGGCCAGTTCCTCCCCCGTGCCGGGCGAGACAGTGGGAAGCCCCGCGCCTGCGGGCGGCGCGTAGCGAAGGTTCATCTGTTCGAAAAGCGCAGCCACCGGCGCGCTGATGCGGTTTGCGGACATCGTGATTCCTGCAGGAAAGATTGTGTTGGCAACCATATTACCGGCAGCCAAAGCAGGAATACAACCGACCGCATCGGCGACGCGTACGCGGGCCACCCCCGCGCACGCGCCGGACGATCAGATCGCCGTCTGGCCGCCGTCCACGGTCAGGATCGTGCCGGTGGCGTTCACCGCGCCGGCGAGGAAGATGATGGCATCGGCCATTTCGGAAGGTTCCGACCCGCGCTGGGTGAGCGGGAAGAGCTTGTAAATCAGATCCATATCGGTGTCGGGACCGAAATCGCCGCCTTTCGACGTCATCGGCGTGATGACATGGCCGGGGCAGATCGCGTTCACGCGGACGCCCTTGCGCGAATATTCGGCGGCCATCGCCTTGGTAAGCCCGATGACGCCCGACTTGGACGCGCTGTACGCCGCGCCATAAGGCACGCCAACGAGCCCTGCGGTCGACGCGACGTTGACGATGCAGCCCTGGGTTTCGAGCAGGTGCGGCAGCGCGCGCTTGCTGAGGAAGAAGGGGCCGTTGAGATTGACCGAGAGCACCTTGAGCCAGGTTTCATCGGCAAAATTTTCGGTCGGGCCGTTAGCGAGGATGCCCGCGATGTTGCACAGGATATCGAGCTTGCCGAGCAGGCGAACGGCTTCGTTCACCAGATTGGTGCAGGAATCGGCATCCGACGCGTCGCAG is part of the Sphingomonas sp. C3-2 genome and harbors:
- a CDS encoding SDR family NAD(P)-dependent oxidoreductase: MTMEFKGKAVLVTGGASGIGYATADQFAAKGADVVIADVNQAGLTEAAAKLSAQHGRTVHAVVCDASDADSCTNLVNEAVRLLGKLDILCNIAGILANGPTENFADETWLKVLSVNLNGPFFLSKRALPHLLETQGCIVNVASTAGLVGVPYGAAYSASKSGVIGLTKAMAAEYSRKGVRVNAICPGHVITPMTSKGGDFGPDTDMDLIYKLFPLTQRGSEPSEMADAIIFLAGAVNATGTILTVDGGQTAI
- a CDS encoding TonB-dependent receptor plug domain-containing protein, encoding MTKRILMISAAALAIPSAPALAAPDATTLSPETIIVTATRTPLSLDRIAASITVLDKQAIDRTQDMGVTELLVRTPGISMTRNGGYGTSTSLRIRGAETDQTVVVIDGVKINDPSSPGGGYNFGNMLVGDIDRIEVLRGPQSILWGSQAIGGVVNIVTAAPEGPLGATIDLEAGSRETLNARAGIGGTTGPVRWRVGGHAFTTDGISVLKDGKEADGFRNVGLNGRVEVALADNVSADLRAYWSRGRADLDGFDPVSFLPADTAEYGITDEFSGYAGLNVALFNGKLKNRIGYGRTEIDRDNFDPALGGAKTFEAEGRNERFEYQGTLDIAQGWFATFGAEHEKSRFQSASPPWSNDGGKADITSFYGQLSGEVLKGLVLSGGVRHDDHSSFGGKTLFSAGAAWSLETGTILRASYGEGFKAPTLYQLLSEYGNAELAPEQAKGWEAGVEQHLLGDRLVLGATWFERSARDEIGYMSCFGVSGDPLCVVPGTTTPRFGYYANIGRTKARGVELAAAAKIAERLDFTGNYTWVEAENRTDGATYGKWLNRRPRQTANAAITYSWPFGLETGAALRWAGKSYDDVLNQVKLDDYTLVDLRAEVTVAPQMRLFARVENLFDERYETAANYGTLGRSIYAGIRARF
- a CDS encoding aldehyde dehydrogenase family protein → MSANRISAPVAALFEQMNLRYAPPAGAGLPTVSPGTGEELARLPLTDMAEADAVIARAQAAFLAWRAVPAPVRGQLVRLYGDLLRTYKEPLARLLSMECGKILTEARGEVQEVIDICEFATGLSRQLHGLSIATERPGHKLLETWHPMGVFGQITAFNFPAAVWAWGTMVALVCGNSAVWKPSEKTPLTALACTLLFERAAAEFGQAPDHLVQLLIGGADLGVLLAEDARIPVLSATGSTRMGRDVAVRVAGRFGRAILELGGNNAAIVTPSADLDLALRGIVFSAAGTAGQRCTTLRRLIVHDSIRDDLVARLKSALGSLVTGDPLDEANHVGPLIDEAAFTAMQAALAAAREQGGTVWGGERAAGPDGCFYVRPALVEMPGQTEIVRAETFAPILYVISYSDFDQAIALQNGVPQGLSSAVFTRDLREAELFQSALGSDCGIANVNIGTSGAEIGGAFGGEKATGGGRASGSDTWKAYMRRATNTINYSNDLPLAQGVKFDIG
- a CDS encoding DUF983 domain-containing protein, with protein sequence MTDPNPDSTQWPRLDPVRTGIRGRCPRCGEGALFDGFLKLRDKCDHCGLSYAFADPADGPAFFVICFGCVPAVTFALLLEIFVAPPFWVHLVTSLPFLLVTCTLPLRPLKGWLVCSQFFYKAREARLIKPDADKGGQPPA